One stretch of Gambusia affinis linkage group LG05, SWU_Gaff_1.0, whole genome shotgun sequence DNA includes these proteins:
- the mc5ra gene encoding melanocortin 5a receptor gives MLLSPSEPLGGRICVTAPVSGPFRKWCAGRVGIIQSSAAMNRMNTSTYQEEELLGNSTWTFSYHHQNYTPTPPLLQDKASTLKPAACEQVHIAVEVFLILGIISLLENIMVITAIVKNKNLHSPMYFFVCSLAVADMLVSVSNAWETIIIYLLNNRQLVVEEHFIRQMDNVFDSMICISVVASMCSLLAIAVDRYVTIFYALRYHNIMTVRRAGCIIGGIWTFCTGCGIVFIIYSETTPVIICLVSMFFAMLLIMASLYSHMFMLARSHVKRIAALPGYNSIHQRTSMKGAITLTILLGIFIVCWAPFFLHLILMISCPRNLYCVCFMSHFNMYLILIMCNAVIDPLIYAFRSQEMRKTFKEIICCYSLRNACSSICSLTGKF, from the exons GTCCGTTCCGAAAATGGTGTGCAGGTAGAGTGGGGATTATTCAGAGTTCAGCGGCGATGAACAGGATGAACACGTCGACGtaccaggaggaggagctgctgggtAACTCCACCTGGACCTTCTCCTACCATCACCAGAACTACACCCCCACCCCGCCGCTGCTGCAGGACAAGGCCTCCACCCTCAAACCCGCAGCCTGTGAGCAGGTCCACATTGCTGTGGAG GTGTTTCTGATCCTGGGAATCATCTCACTACTGGAAAACATCATGGTGATCACGGCAATAGTGAAGAACAAGAACCTCCACTCACCCATGTACTTTTTTGTCTGcag TCTGGCTGTGGCAGACATGCTGGTGAGTGTGTCCAACGCATGGGAGACCATCATCATCTACCTGCTGAACAACAGGCAGCTGGTGGTGGAGGAGCACTTCATCAGACAGATGGACAACGTGTTTGACTCCATGATCTGCATCTCGGTTGTGGCGTCCATGTGCAGCCTGCTGGCCATCGCCGTGGACAG GTATGTCACCATCTTCTATGCTCTGAGGTACCACAACATCATGACGGTGAGGAGAGCAGGCTGCATCATTGGAGGAATCTGGACCTTCTGCACCGGCTGTGGGATCGTCTTCATCATCTACTCTGAGACCACCCCCGTCATCATCTGCCTGGTGTCCATGTTCTTTGCCATGCTGCTCATCATGGCCTCCCTCTACAGCCACATGTTCATGCTGGCCCGCTCGCACGTCAAGCGGATCGCCGCGCTGCCGGGCTACAACTCCATCCACCAGCGCACCAGCATGAAGGGCGCCATCACCCTCACCATCCTCCTGGGCATCTTCATCGTCTGCTGGGCCCCCTTCTTCCTGCACCTCATCCTGATGATCTCCTGCCCCCGCAACCTGTACTGCGTGTGCTTCATGTCCCACTTCAACATGTACCTCATCCTCATCATGTGCAACGCCGTGATCGACCCGCTGATCTACGCCTTCAGGAGTCAGGAGATGAGGAAGACGTTCAAGGAGATAATCTGTTGCTACAGCTTAAGAAACGCCTGCAGCAGCATTTGCTCCCTCACCGGTAAGTTCTGA